The sequence below is a genomic window from Campylobacter ornithocola.
ATATAAGAAATTCTTCATATGTTTCAAAATTTATGAAAACAAAAAACATAACTTATAAAAATCACTTAATTTTTTTTAAAAAATTACAACAAGCGAGCAATACACAATATTTTTTACTAACTCAAAACAAAGAAAAACTAGGGGTTATATATTTTATCAACATTACTCAAACTTCATGTGAATTTGGACTTTATGGTATTAAAAAGGGTGTTGGGAAAATCTTAATGCAAGAAATTAAAAACTATGCTTTTAATGTTTTAAATATCCAAACCTTAAATGCCTGTGTTTTTAAAGAAAACACTAAAGCTTTAAATTTATATCTAAAATCTAATTTTAAAATTATAAAAGAAGATGATGAATTTTATTTTGTAATTTTAAACAATCCTTACTGGGATGTTGTTTTTTAAAAGCTCATTTTTAATATCATTTGGAGTGTATTGACTAAAATGAAATATAAAAGCTCCAGCAAGTGCATTTGCTCCAAGATTAATGGCTTTTACTCCATCTTGAGGTTTAGAAAGCCCCCCATTAATAATTAGTGGAACTTTTAATTTATTTTGAAAATATTCTAACAATTCCCAATCATACCCTAAAGATTTCCCTTCTTTATCAACACTTGTTAAAAGTATCTCCCCAGCTCCTAAAGATTCGTATTTTAATGCAAGTTCTAACGGATCAATATCTAAAATTTCATTATTAAAAACTTTAAATTGATTTTTATCTTTTTTTACATCAATCGAGCATACCACACAAGAACTTCCAAAAGTGTTAGCGGCTTCTTTTATAAAATTTGGATTTTGTAATGCTATAGAATTAATACTGATTTTATCCGCACCTATATCTAGCACTTTTCTAATATCTTCTAAAGTTCTAATCCCACCTCCAATAGTCAAAGGCATAAAACATTCATTTGCTATATCTTCCAAACTTTCAAAATCTATAAAACCATTTTTATTAATATCTAAAACTATAAGCTCATCTACATTTCTAGCATTATAGATTCTAGCTGTACTTACCATATGTCCTATAGTTCTAAAGGAAGTAAAATTTATGCTTTTTACAAGCTGATAATCTTTTAATAACACACAAGGTATAATTCTAGTTTTAAGCACACTAAACCTTTAAATTTGCAAAATTTTCTAAAAGTCTTAAACCAAAATTTTGACTTTTTTCAGGATGAAATTGCACCGCAAAAATATTATCTTTTTCAAAACTTGCACAAAATGGCTTTTCATATTCACAAAAAGAAGTTTCTATGTCTTCTAAACATTCTACATAATAAGAATGCACAAAATAAAAATCACTTTTTTCTAAAATTCCATCATAAATCTTGCTTTTTTTACTGCTAAATTGCAAATCATCCCAACCACTATGCAACAACTTTTCTCTACTTAAATCAAATTTTAAAACCCTTGCTTTGACAAAATCAAGCCCTTCACACTCTCCACCCTCATATCCTTTGCTAGCAAAAAGCTGCATACCTAGACAAATTCCCAAAATGGGCTTTTTATCTTTTAAAACGCATTCTTTTAAAAGCTCATCTAAAGAAAGTTTTTTTAAATTTTCCATACCCTGCTTAAAAGATCCAACACCTGGTAAAATCAATTTAGAAGCATTTTTTATATCCTCTTTCTTAGAGCTTATAATCACTTCTTGATTAATTTTTTCAAAAGCCTTTAAAACAGATTTAAAATTCCCAAGATGATAATCAACAATACAAATCATTTCAAAACAAACTCATCTTTTTTTATCAAAGACCCATCACTATCTCTTAAAAATTTGCCATTTTCATCACGTTTGAAAATTTTTTTATTTGTGTAAGAATCCACTATCTTTTCAAATTCTTTTTCACTAAAACCGCTAAATTCTAAATACTTCTTAATAGCTTTTTTAGGTGGCTTTCCATCGTATTTATTTACTAGTCTCACACCCTCTTCACGGCTAATATAACCAAGTCTTATATCCAAACATGCATTGTCTGTAGCTCTTCCAAAGCCATATTTACAGTATTTTAAGTAATCATGCACATGATTTGAATAGCAATCTAGATTTTCAAAATTCTCATAAGTAGTTTCAATTGGTCTTGTGTTAGTTTTAAAACCATTCTCTTGAGCTAATTTTAAATTATACTTATAGTCCCATTTAAAATAATATCCTAAAAATAACCCTGTAACTCCTACTCTTTGAAGCTCCTCATCACTTGGGTAAGTATAAAAATACAGATCCTTTTCACTAATGCCATCAACATCAATCATATCAGAAATTCTATTACCTAAAAGTCCTCCAAATTCTTCAAGCCATTCTCTACCTAGTGTATTTTTTTCTTTAGAACTAGCTGGTCCCCCATACTCAATCTGCGAATTTTCTCCCCAAATAATCAAAGGTATATCAAAAGCAACAGCTATTTTTGGAACACAAGTAAAAATTCCTAAATGGTTTTGCCATTCATTATCCCCTGTTCTTATCAATGCCTCACGGGATAATTTTTTATATATCAAAGGATTTCTTTTGATATGAATTAAATCTACACCAAGATTATTTAAATTACGGAGATTTTTCTTACCTAATTTAGTAGGAATACTAGGTTCAAAACAAACACACAAAGGATTAAGTCCAAATTCAAGGCATTTTAAAACTTGATAAGTAGAATCTTTACCACCACTTACCCCTAACACACAATCATACACAGGATGTTTTTTATATTTTTTTATAAGCTCTAGAAATTCTTTTTCACGCTCTTGCCAGTTTATCTCATGATTTTTAGCTTCTTGCGAGCGACATGCATCACAAATTCCCTCATCATCAAAATGCAAATCAGGCTTAGTATTTGGCATCACACATTTTTTACAAAAAAACACTCACCCCCCCCCTTTTTTTTTTTATTCCTTATTATTTTTCAAATCGACTATAATTATATTTTCTAAAGCTAAATAAATTTATTATGTTGTAATGATTTTTTATAAATGAAGGTTTATTATGGATTTAACTTTACTTCCTTACTTGATTATAGGAATTTTTTCGGGTATAGCCTCTGGTGTTTTTGGCATAGGAGGTGGGATGATTATAGTGCCTTTTATGCTTACTTTAGGGCTTAGCTCTCACCATGCTGTCGCAATTTCAGTAGTACAAATGATCTTTGCTTCTGTTTTTGGCTCTTATCTAAACTACAAAAATAAAAATTTAATTTTAAAAGATGGTCTTATCATAGGTTTTGGTGGTTTTTTGGGAGCAATGTTTAGTGGAGTTTTACTTTCATATTTTTCAGATATAACCTTAACAAGTATTTTTTTATGTGTAAGTGTTATTTTCTTTTTAAAATTTGCTTTTAACCAAAAAAGTACTATTGGAAATATCAATCATTCTAAAACCTTAAGAAATTCCATTTTACTAATTTGTGGTATATTCACAGGAATTTTTGCTATATCTTTAGGTATTGGAGGTGGGCTTTTAATTACGCCTATTTTGGCTTATTTTTTAGGTTATGATACTAAAAAAGTAGTACCACTTAGCTTATTTTTTGTGATATTTGCTTCAATTTCTGGAGTAAGTTCTTTTATTTATAATGACATTATTGATAAAGAAGTATTGCTAAATGGGAGTTTAGTAGGACTTAGCTCTATGTTAGGGGTTTATCTTGGTATAAAAATAATGGGAAAACTTAATCTCAAATCTCACCGCATAGCTCTTTTAGCTATTTATACCCTTTCTATAAGCATGACTATTGTAAGCTTAATTAAAAAGCTTGATTTATTTTAATCTATCAGCAAATTTTTGTCTATTGGAAGTGTAGACAAAGCTTAAAACTTCCGCCACTGCTTTAAAAAGCTCTGGTGGAATAAGATCGTTTACCTCACAAGATTTGTAAAGCTCCCTTGCTAAAGGTGGATTTTCATAAATCATAACATTATACTCATATGCCATATCTTTAATGCGCAAAGCTAAAAAATCTACCCCTTTTGCCAAAACCTTAGGTGCAGCTTCCTTAGAACTATCATAACGCAAAGCAACCGCATAGTGAGTAGGATTGGTGATTACTACATCAGCACTAGCAACATCTTGCACCATTCTACGCCTTGCTGCTTCCATTTGCAAGCGACGAATTCTTCCTTTTACCAAAGGATCTCCTTCGCTTTGTTTGTATTCATCTTTAATTTCTTGTTTGCTCATACGTAAATTTTTAAAATATTGATATCTTACTAAAAGCACATCTAAAAGACCTATAATCAAAAAAGCTATAATTACAATAGCCGCAAGAATAATAGCTTTATCTCTAAGCCATAAAAGCTGTGGGTAAATTGTGTAAAGTTCTACTCTAGGAAGTTCTTGCATAAACTGAAGTAAAAAAACAAAAGCTATGCCAAAAACCACCCCAACTTTAAGTGTGATTTTTAAAGCTTCAATAATTTTTTTAAGCGAAAAAAGATTCTTAAGACCACTAAGAGGATTTATCTTATTAAAATTTGGAGTAATTGGTTTAGTAGTAAAGATAAATCCAAATTGCATCAAATTTCCAAGTACGCCTGCTATCATAATAACCAAAGTAATAGGTAAAACCATAATAAACATTTCTATCATAGTTTTAATAATAATTTTTTGTAAAATTTTCAAATCAAGTTCAATACCTATGAAACTTTGGTAAAATCTATACAAACCACTAATTCTCTCACCTATAAAGGGCAACATAAATAACACCACAAGAACAGCTACCGCAAGAACAGCTACCGCAGATGCATCTTGACTTTTTGGGACATTACCTTCTTTACGTGCATCTTCTATTTTCTTGGATGTGGGTTCTTCTGTTTTTTCTTGATCATCAGCAGCCATAAAAAACCTTTAAAAATTCTAAAGCAAGATTATAGCATGTAAATCCAAGTATCAACAAATTTAAATACTTGGATTTTTGTATTTATCCCTAAAACTTCTTCTTCCTAGCATCTTCTAAGATATCATTAGCTATTTTATTTACATTATCAGATATTACTGCACTATCATTAGCTATTTTTAAGTTCTCTTGGGTTACATGATCAATTTGAGCTACAGCATCATTTATTTGAGTAATACCTGTAGTTTGTTCTTTGATACTTTCACCCATTTCATTAATAGATTGAACTAAGATATTAGTATTAGCTTCAATCTCACCTAAAGACTTTTGAGTTCTTTCTGCTAGATTTCTAACTTCATCAGCAACAACAGCAAAGCCACGTCCATGTTCACCTGCACGTGCTGCTTCAATAGCAGCATTTAATGCAAGCAAGTTAATTTGATCAGCAATATCTCCTATAATAGAAGTAACATTTTTAATCTCTTCACTTTGAGCAATTACTTCACTAGTTTTATGAGATACATTTTGCATAGAAGAAGTAATCTCTTCTAATGCTGCTGCTGTTTCTTCTAAAGAAGAAGCTTGAGAAGATGATGAATCTGTTAAGTTTTTAACAGCACTTTGTAATTTTCCACTTTCAGTAGCAAGTAAAGAAGCAAATTCAGATGATTGTCTTAACATAGCTACTATTTCTTTACCTAATACATTAGTAGTTACTTCAACTCCACCTTTAGCATTTTTAACTTCAGTAGTAAAGTCCAATGCTTTATAGCTATCAAATACTCTATTGATTTCACTCATATTAGAACCTACTTTTTGTTCTAATACATTAAGCATTTCATTTAATACATTTTTTAATTCTATTAATTGAGGATTAGCAGGAATTGCAGTAATTCTTGCTGTTAGATTACCACTTTCTATTTCTTTAGCTGTTTCAACTGATTGTTCTACTGCTTTAGCATCTTGTTCTAAAGCATTTTTAGTTTTAGTGATGTTTTCATTGATGGCTTTAGCCATAGCACCAAGCTCATCATTGCTTTTAACATCTATCATAGCAGAATCTTTTGTTTTATGATTGATAAAGTCAAAGAAAGAGTTAAGACCTGTTTGGATTTTTTTGAGTGGAGATAAGTTATAATTAATCATAAATCTTATAATTACAAGAGCTATTATTAAACTTATGACTCCTATAATGATTTGTTTTATTAAAGCTTTATTTACGGGATCTTTGTAAATTTTTTCATCTGCTATTACACAAACATTATATCCTGTTGAGGATTCTTGACAAATTACTGCTTTGCGGGGAGCGCTTCCATCTTCAATAATCATAGGTTTACTAGAAAGTTGCCCTGCTCTACCTTCTGGGGTAGAAAGATAGGCTTTTACAATATTTTGAGTCAAATTGTCTTTTGTTAGCAATGCTTTTGAAGATTCATGAAATAATATAGTACCGTCATCATCTAAAACTATAGTATATCCACTTTGAGATTTTCCCATAGATAACACATTATCTGAAAAAGTATTTAAATCATAATTTCCACCAACTGCACCTATAAATTTACCCTCTACAACAATAGGATATGAAAAAGCCAAAGAAGGAGCTTTCAAGCTTGGAGCCATATAAGGCTTTGAAATAACAACTTTATCTTCCCCAGAAGCAACGCTTGTATACCAAGTTCTAGTTCTTGGATCATAACCATCGGAAGGCATTTGATGATTCCCATTAGATCTAATCATTGCACCGTTTTTATCAAGTCCTACATATAAAACATCAAAACGACTAGCTTCCTTTGCAACTTTAACCATAGCGTAGATTTCTTCAACACTAGCATTAGAATTTTTTTGTATTTCAAGTGCAACCGCTCTTACAGCATCACTTCTTGAGGTAGTATAATCATCAAAGCTTTTTAAAACATCTTGCATAGTTTTTACTTGTATATCATTAATAAGTTTAGTTACATCTTGTTTTACCTCAATATAATTAAAAATATTAGCTATAAATAAAATAGCCACAATTGCTAAAAAAACAAAAAAAGTTAATTTACTTGTTAAAGTCTTTGTAATTTTTCTCATAAATTATCCTTGTTTATAGTTTGTAAATTTTAAGAGAAGAATTATCTTATACTATTTTTAATAAAAAATTATTTTATTTAAACATAAAAAAAATACTATTTAATAAAAAATTATATAAAAAGTTAAAAAAGAATAAAGTGAGTAAATATTATCTTAAATTTTCATCATTTTATTAGCAAGCTTTCAAGCTTGCTAATTGTTTATTTAAAACTTCTTCTTCCTAGCATCTTCTAAGATATCATTAGCTATTTTATTTACATTATCAGATATTACTGCACTATCATTAGCTATTTTTAAGTTCTCTTGGGTTACATGATCAATTTGAGCTACAGCATCATTTATTTGAGTAATACCTGTAGTTTGTTCTTTGATACTTTCACCCATTTCATTAATAGATTGAACTAAGATATTAGTATTAGCTTCAATCTCACCTAAAGACTTTTGAGTTCTTTCTGCTAGATTTCTAACTTCATCAGCAACAACAGCAAAGCCACGTCCATGTTCACCTGCACGTGCTGCTTCAATAGCAGCATTTAATGCAAGCAAGTTAATTTGATCAGCAATATCTCCTATAATAGAAGTAACATTTTTAATCTCTTCACTTTGAGCAATTACTTCACTAGTTTTATGAGATACATTTTGCATAGAAGAAGTAATCTCTTCTAATGCTGCTGCTGTTTCTTCTAAAGAAGAAGCTTGAGAAGATGATGAATCTGTTAAGTTCTTAACAGCACTTTGTAATTTTCCACTTTCAGTAGCAAGTAAAGAAGCAAATTCAGATGATTGTCTTAACATTGCTACTATTTCTTTACCTAATACATTAGTAGTTACTTCAACTCCACCTTTAGCATTTTTAACTTCAGTAGTAAAGTCCAATGCTTTATAGCTATCAAATACTCTATTGATTTCACTCATATTAGAACCTACTTTTTGTTCTAATACATTAAGCATTTCATTTAATACATTTTTTAATTCTATTAATTGAGGATTAGCAGGAATTGCAGTAATTCTTGCTGTTAGATTACCACTTTCTATTTCTTTAGCTGTATCTACTGATTGTTCTACTGCTTTAGCATCTTGTTCTAAAGCATTTTTAGTTTTAGTGATGTTTTCATTGATGGCTTTAGCCATAGCACCAAGCTCATCATTGCTTTTAACATCTATCATAGCAGAATCTTTTGTTTTATGATTGATAAAGTCAAAGAAAGAGTTAAGACCTGTTGTAATAACTGCTATAGGTTTTAAATTTTTCATAATAGTAAATCTTACTAATACTAATGCTATAACTATAGCTATTAAAGCAATAATAATTTGTTGGAATAAAACCTTATTAACTGCATCAGTATATACAGATTCATCTGTAATAGAACAAACAATATATTTATCGTTTAGACTTTGGTTACAAGTTACAACTTGGGTTTTACCTTGATCATTTTTTAAATATTCTATGGTATCTGTATGATTTGGATCAATAAACTCTGGATTTGCTTTTACAGCATTAGCAATATTTACACTAAGTGTATTTTTTGTAAGCATTCTTTCTTTATCTTCATGGAAAATTATATTACCATCATTTTTATCATACACTGCAGCATAAGAACTATTTGAATGACCTATAGCTAAAACATCTTTAGCAAA
It includes:
- a CDS encoding methyl-accepting chemotaxis protein encodes the protein MIIEDGSAPRKAVICQESSTGYNVCVIADEKIYKDPVNKALIKQIIIGVISLIIALVIIRFMINYNLSPLKKIQTGLNSFFDFINHKTKDSAMIDVKSNDELGAMAKAINENITKTKNALEQDAKAVEQSVETAKEIESGNLTARITAIPANPQLIELKNVLNEMLNVLEQKVGSNMSEINRVFDSYKALDFTTEVKNAKGGVEVTTNVLGKEIVAMLRQSSEFASLLATESGKLQSAVKNLTDSSSSQASSLEETAAALEEITSSMQNVSHKTSEVIAQSEEIKNVTSIIGDIADQINLLALNAAIEAARAGEHGRGFAVVADEVRNLAERTQKSLGEIEANTNILVQSINEMGESIKEQTTGITQINDAVAQIDHVTQENLKIANDSAVISDNVNKIANDILEDARKKKF
- the pseA gene encoding pseudaminic acid biosynthesis protein PseA, whose translation is MFFCKKCVMPNTKPDLHFDDEGICDACRSQEAKNHEINWQEREKEFLELIKKYKKHPVYDCVLGVSGGKDSTYQVLKCLEFGLNPLCVCFEPSIPTKLGKKNLRNLNNLGVDLIHIKRNPLIYKKLSREALIRTGDNEWQNHLGIFTCVPKIAVAFDIPLIIWGENSQIEYGGPASSKEKNTLGREWLEEFGGLLGNRISDMIDVDGISEKDLYFYTYPSDEELQRVGVTGLFLGYYFKWDYKYNLKLAQENGFKTNTRPIETTYENFENLDCYSNHVHDYLKYCKYGFGRATDNACLDIRLGYISREEGVRLVNKYDGKPPKKAIKKYLEFSGFSEKEFEKIVDSYTNKKIFKRDENGKFLRDSDGSLIKKDEFVLK
- a CDS encoding sulfite exporter TauE/SafE family protein — its product is MDLTLLPYLIIGIFSGIASGVFGIGGGMIIVPFMLTLGLSSHHAVAISVVQMIFASVFGSYLNYKNKNLILKDGLIIGFGGFLGAMFSGVLLSYFSDITLTSIFLCVSVIFFLKFAFNQKSTIGNINHSKTLRNSILLICGIFTGIFAISLGIGGGLLITPILAYFLGYDTKKVVPLSLFFVIFASISGVSSFIYNDIIDKEVLLNGSLVGLSSMLGVYLGIKIMGKLNLKSHRIALLAIYTLSISMTIVSLIKKLDLF
- the hisH gene encoding imidazole glycerol phosphate synthase subunit HisH, producing the protein MICIVDYHLGNFKSVLKAFEKINQEVIISSKKEDIKNASKLILPGVGSFKQGMENLKKLSLDELLKECVLKDKKPILGICLGMQLFASKGYEGGECEGLDFVKARVLKFDLSREKLLHSGWDDLQFSSKKSKIYDGILEKSDFYFVHSYYVECLEDIETSFCEYEKPFCASFEKDNIFAVQFHPEKSQNFGLRLLENFANLKV
- a CDS encoding methyl-accepting chemotaxis protein, which encodes MKNLKPIAVITTGLNSFFDFINHKTKDSAMIDVKSNDELGAMAKAINENITKTKNALEQDAKAVEQSVDTAKEIESGNLTARITAIPANPQLIELKNVLNEMLNVLEQKVGSNMSEINRVFDSYKALDFTTEVKNAKGGVEVTTNVLGKEIVAMLRQSSEFASLLATESGKLQSAVKNLTDSSSSQASSLEETAAALEEITSSMQNVSHKTSEVIAQSEEIKNVTSIIGDIADQINLLALNAAIEAARAGEHGRGFAVVADEVRNLAERTQKSLGEIEANTNILVQSINEMGESIKEQTTGITQINDAVAQIDHVTQENLKIANDSAVISDNVNKIANDILEDARKKKF
- a CDS encoding HisA/HisF-related TIM barrel protein, with translation MLKTRIIPCVLLKDYQLVKSINFTSFRTIGHMVSTARIYNARNVDELIVLDINKNGFIDFESLEDIANECFMPLTIGGGIRTLEDIRKVLDIGADKISINSIALQNPNFIKEAANTFGSSCVVCSIDVKKDKNQFKVFNNEILDIDPLELALKYESLGAGEILLTSVDKEGKSLGYDWELLEYFQNKLKVPLIINGGLSKPQDGVKAINLGANALAGAFIFHFSQYTPNDIKNELLKNNIPVRIV
- the pseH gene encoding UDP-4-amino-4,6-dideoxy-N-acetyl-beta-L-altrosamine N-acetyltransferase, coding for MIIYKNFINLTKEEKKEIFYIRNSSYVSKFMKTKNITYKNHLIFFKKLQQASNTQYFLLTQNKEKLGVIYFINITQTSCEFGLYGIKKGVGKILMQEIKNYAFNVLNIQTLNACVFKENTKALNLYLKSNFKIIKEDDEFYFVILNNPYWDVVF
- the flhB gene encoding flagellar biosynthesis protein FlhB yields the protein MAADDQEKTEEPTSKKIEDARKEGNVPKSQDASAVAVLAVAVLVVLFMLPFIGERISGLYRFYQSFIGIELDLKILQKIIIKTMIEMFIMVLPITLVIMIAGVLGNLMQFGFIFTTKPITPNFNKINPLSGLKNLFSLKKIIEALKITLKVGVVFGIAFVFLLQFMQELPRVELYTIYPQLLWLRDKAIILAAIVIIAFLIIGLLDVLLVRYQYFKNLRMSKQEIKDEYKQSEGDPLVKGRIRRLQMEAARRRMVQDVASADVVITNPTHYAVALRYDSSKEAAPKVLAKGVDFLALRIKDMAYEYNVMIYENPPLARELYKSCEVNDLIPPELFKAVAEVLSFVYTSNRQKFADRLK